GGAACGGCGCCGTGCGGACGCCGAGCCCCAGCTGGTTGCGCGCGGTGCCCGCGGCGGCGTCGACGTCCCAGAGCAGGGGACCGCGGGACGCCGGGTCCGCGAGCCCGAGCGCCCGGTTCAGTTCCGTGTCGATCCCACCGGACCCGGTGTAGCCCCAGTCGTCCGGCACGAGCGCGTCGAACCGCACGGCCAGGACCTGTCCGGGGCGGGCGCCCGTCACCGCGATCGGGCCGACCAGGCAGTGCCCGCGCCGCGCGTCGAGCAGGGTCGGTGCATCGGCGCCGGGCGACGCGAGGCGCCTCGTGTACCCGGCGGCGCTCAGCGTCCGGACGGTGACGGTGTCGCCGTCCACGGCGCGGAGCACGGGGGCGCGCTCGGCGGTGAGGACGTCGACGGCGGTGTCGAGCGAGGCATCGAGGCGGTGGGAGGTCACCGGACGATCCTCCCAGCCGCCCCGCCCCAGTGGACTCAGCGGACTCAGTGGAACTGCGGGATCGTCAGCCAGATCCCGTAGAGGACGGCAGCGGCGCACACCGCGAAGCAGACCACGGCGCCGGCGAGGGCGGCCGGTGGCGTGTGCCCGGACCGCGGGGTCTCGTCGCGGTACTCGGTGCGCTCGCCGGCGGCGTCGACGGGCTGCCCGGTCCCGAGCAGTCGCAGGCCGAGCGTGTAGACGAGCACGACGCCGACCGCGGCGACGAACCCGACGCCGGCGACGATCCCGATGCTGCTGAAGTCGATGGACACGGTCGCTCCCTAGGCCGACACCGAGGCGGAAGCGGGTTCCGTCGGCTGCTCGTCGTTGACGGTGTCCTTCGTGATCGGCTTCCGCCGCGCGAGGAAGAAGAAGCCGAGGCCCCCGACCAGGGCGAGCACCGCGACGACCACCAGGCCGATCGTGCTCGTCGAGGCCACCAGGGTCGCCAGGGCACCGACGACCGCGGCGGCGGGGAGCGTGATCACCCACGCCACGACGATCCGGCCGACCACCGACCAGTGCACGTCGGCGAGCTTCTTGCCGAGGCCGGAGCCGATGACCGAGCCGCTCGTGACGTGCGTCGTCGAGAGCGCGAACCCGAGGTGCGACGACACCAGGATCGTCGCCGCGGAGCTCGTCTCGGCAGCGAAGCCCTGCGGGGACTGCACGTCGGAGATCTTCTTGCCGACCGTGCGCATGATCCGCCAGCCGCCCGTGTAGGTGCCGAGGCCGATCGCCAACCCGCACGCCAGGATCACCCAGAGCGCCGGACCGGTGCCGGACGGCTGGTAGTTCGCGGCGATCAGGGTCAGCGTGATGACGCCCATCGTCTTCTGCGCGTCGTTCGTGCCGTGCGCGAGCGACACCAGCGACGCCGAGATCGTCTGCCCGTGCCGGAAGCCCGTGGCGGCGCCGTGCGTGGTCGCGTTCTTCGTGAGCGTGTACGCCAGGTACGTCGCGACGAGGGCGATCACGCCCGCGATCACGGGCGACAGGAGCGCCGGCAGCACGACCTTCGACACGACGGTGGCCCAGTCGACCGAGTGCAGCCCGGCACCGATGATCGACGCGCCGATGAGCCCGCCGAACAGGGCGTGCGTCGACGACGACGGCAGCCCGAAGTACCAGGTGGCGAGGTTCCAGAGCACCGCGCCGACGAGTCCCGCGAAGATCATGGTCGGGCTGATCTGGATGCCGTCCTGGCCCTCGCGGATGATGCCCTGCGAGACCGTCTTCGCGACCTCGGTGGACAGGAAGGCGCCGACCACGTTCAGGACGGCGGAGATGAGCACGGCGGTCCGGGGCTTCAGGGCTCCGGTGGCGACCGAGGTGGCCATGGCGTTCGCGGTGTCGTGGAAGCCGTTCGTGAAGTCGAACACGAGGGCCACCACGATCACCAGCACGACGGTGACGAGGACGTCCATGGCGGTGACGGTAGGCCCGCCGGGGACCCGCTGCGTGAACGCCGGGTGAACACGCGCGCGGGTTGCACGGTCTGCGAGGATGCACCCGTGCCGACCTTCTCCGCAGCCCGGGGCGACGCCTCGTTCACCGACGCGCACGGCGTCGAGATCGTCTACTCCACGTGGCGAGCGGGACGGCCGCGGGGCATCGTGCAGATCGCGCACGGCGTCGGCGAGCACTCGCTCCGGTACGAGGCGCTCGCGCAGGACCTCGTCCGCGCCGGGTGGACCGTGCACGCGAACGACCACCGCGGGCACGGCCGCACGGGATTGGGGCAGTGGGACGGCGACCACGCGCAGCTCGGCCGGCTCGGACCCGGTGGGTTGCGGGCCGCGATCGCCGTGGTCGAGCAGATGACCGCGGTCGCGCGCGAGCAGGACCCCGGTCTGCCGCTCGTGCTGCTCGGGCACTCGTGGGGCTCGCTCATGGCGCAGCGGATCGTGAACACCTCGTCCGCCGCGTACGACGGGGTCGTGCTCTCCGCCACGGCGTACCGCCTGCCCGGCTGGATGAACAGCGGCGACCTGAACGCCCGGCACGCGGGCTCCGGCCCGACGCGCTACGAGTGGATCAGCCGCGACCGGGCGATCATCGAGGCGATCGCGGCGGACCCGCTCGCGGTCGAGGCGGACGTGCTGCAGCTCTTCGGCCTCCGCGACACCCTCCGGCTGCTCGGGGTCCCGCGGCGCCGCATCCCGCACAACCTGCCCGTGCTGCTGCAGGTCGGGTCCGAGGACACGCTCGGCGGCCCCCGCTCGATCGAGCGGCTCGCGCAGGCGTACCGCCGCCGTGGCGGACTGTCGGACGTGCAGGTGCACGTCTACGAGGGGGCGCGGCACGAGGTCTACAACGAGACGAACCGGGACGAGGTGGTCGCCGACCTGGTCGCGTGGCTCGACCGGCACGTGGGTCGCTGACGCGACCGGACACGGGATGGGACGGGAGGCTCGTGGCGGGCCTGCCACGATCCTCCAGTCCGATCCGTGGCGGGCGTAGGCTCGTCCCGTGCACGGTGAGTACAAGGTCCCCGGAGGCAAGCTGGTCGTCGTCGACCTCGAGGTCGTCGACGGGAGCATCCAGGAGTTCCGCCTGGCGGGCGACTTCTTCCTCGAACCCGACGACGCCCTCCCGCTGATCGACCAGGCCGTGACCGGCCTGCCCGCGACCACCGACGCGGCCGGCATCGCCGCCGCGGTCCGCGGCGCGCTGCCCGAGGACGCCGTCCTGCTCGGCTTCACGCCCGAGTCCGTGGGCGTGGCCGTCCGACGCGCGCTCTCACGGGCGTCGACGTGGCAGGAGTACGACTGGGAGATCGTCCACGAGGGACCGATCAGCCCGAACGAGCACCTCGCGCTCGACCAGGTCCTGACCGAGGAGGTCGGCGCCGGACGCCGCGGCCCGACCCTGCGCATCTGGGAGTGGGACCAGCCCGCGGTCGTGATCGGGTCGTTCCAGTCCCTCAAGAACGAGGTCGACCCCGCCGGCGCCGAGAAGTACGGCGTGCAGGTCGTCCGCCGCATCTCCGGCGGCGGCGCGATGTTCATGGACGCCGGTGCGATCATCTCGTACTCGCTCTACGTCCCGACCGACCTCGTGCAGGGCATGACCTTCGCGGACTCGTACGCCTACCTGGACGAGTGGGTGATCGAGGCACTGAAGTCCCTCGGCATCGAGGCGTACTACCAGCCGCTCAACGACATCACCTCGACGAAGGGCAAGATCGGCGGGGCGGCCCAGAAGCGCCTCGGCACCGGGGCGCTGCTCCACCACGCCACGATGAGCTACGACATGGACGGCCAGAAGATGGTCGAGGTCCTGCGGATCGGGCGCGAGAAGATGAGCGACAAGGGGACGACCTCGGCGGCGAAGCGGGTCGACCCGCTGCGCTCGCAGACCGGGCTGACGCGCGCCGAGATCATCGACCGGTTGATCGGCACGTTCACGAAGCTGTACGGGGCGCACGAGGGACACGTGACCGAGGCCGAGCGGGCCCGGGCGCAGGAGCTCGTGCACACGAAGTTCGACACGCGGGAGTGGCTCGAGCGGGTCCCCTGATCGTCCGTCCGATCCACGGGATCATCCGCGCGGCGGAGGTGTCACCCGCCCGGCTGACGTACCGTCGGGCACGTGAACTGGTTGATCCTCATGGGGGCGGTGGCCGCAGCGGTCGTCGTGATGTGGATCGCCGATCGCCTGGGGTGGATCGACCTGTCGAACAAGGCCACTCGCTCGGGCGGATCCGGCGGCGCCATCTCGATGATGGACGAGGTCTTCGCGCCG
The Curtobacterium citreum genome window above contains:
- a CDS encoding inorganic phosphate transporter, with translation MDVLVTVVLVIVVALVFDFTNGFHDTANAMATSVATGALKPRTAVLISAVLNVVGAFLSTEVAKTVSQGIIREGQDGIQISPTMIFAGLVGAVLWNLATWYFGLPSSSTHALFGGLIGASIIGAGLHSVDWATVVSKVVLPALLSPVIAGVIALVATYLAYTLTKNATTHGAATGFRHGQTISASLVSLAHGTNDAQKTMGVITLTLIAANYQPSGTGPALWVILACGLAIGLGTYTGGWRIMRTVGKKISDVQSPQGFAAETSSAATILVSSHLGFALSTTHVTSGSVIGSGLGKKLADVHWSVVGRIVVAWVITLPAAAVVGALATLVASTSTIGLVVVAVLALVGGLGFFFLARRKPITKDTVNDEQPTEPASASVSA
- a CDS encoding alpha/beta hydrolase, translated to MPTFSAARGDASFTDAHGVEIVYSTWRAGRPRGIVQIAHGVGEHSLRYEALAQDLVRAGWTVHANDHRGHGRTGLGQWDGDHAQLGRLGPGGLRAAIAVVEQMTAVAREQDPGLPLVLLGHSWGSLMAQRIVNTSSAAYDGVVLSATAYRLPGWMNSGDLNARHAGSGPTRYEWISRDRAIIEAIAADPLAVEADVLQLFGLRDTLRLLGVPRRRIPHNLPVLLQVGSEDTLGGPRSIERLAQAYRRRGGLSDVQVHVYEGARHEVYNETNRDEVVADLVAWLDRHVGR
- a CDS encoding lipoate--protein ligase family protein, with the protein product MHGEYKVPGGKLVVVDLEVVDGSIQEFRLAGDFFLEPDDALPLIDQAVTGLPATTDAAGIAAAVRGALPEDAVLLGFTPESVGVAVRRALSRASTWQEYDWEIVHEGPISPNEHLALDQVLTEEVGAGRRGPTLRIWEWDQPAVVIGSFQSLKNEVDPAGAEKYGVQVVRRISGGGAMFMDAGAIISYSLYVPTDLVQGMTFADSYAYLDEWVIEALKSLGIEAYYQPLNDITSTKGKIGGAAQKRLGTGALLHHATMSYDMDGQKMVEVLRIGREKMSDKGTTSAAKRVDPLRSQTGLTRAEIIDRLIGTFTKLYGAHEGHVTEAERARAQELVHTKFDTREWLERVP